ACAGCTGCAGCCGCGCGTCATGCGGGAAAATCTGCTTCACGGCATTGAAGCAGGCATCGACAGGACCGTCGCCGGTGGCATGCACGGTCTTTTCCTCGCCATCGACAATCATGGTCAGATCGGCAGATTGGCCGTCGCTGCCACAGACGACACGCAGATGCTTGACCTGCAGGTGATCGTCGCCGGTATTGGCCGAAGCATCCTGAACCAGCGCGATGATGTCTTCGTCATAGACCTCTTTCTTGCGATCGGCGAGCGCCTTGAACCGCACAAAGATGTCCTTCAGCTGGTTGTCGGCCACCTCGTAACCCAGATCCTTCAGCTTGGCGCGCAGCGCGGCGCGGCCGGAATGCTTGCCCATGGCAATATTGGTATCATTCAGGCCGATATCGGCGGGACGCATGATCTCGAAGGTTTCGACATTCTTCAGCACGCCATCCTGATGGATACCCGATTCATGCAGGAAGGCGTTCTTGCCGACGATGGCCTTGTTGAACTGCACCGGGAAACCCGAGACCTGCGCCACGCGACGCGACAGGTTCATGATCTTGGTGGTGTCGATTTCGGTATCGAAGGGCATGATGTCGTGACGCACGCGCAGGGCCATCACCACCTCTTCAAGCGCAGTGTTGCCCGCGCGTTCGCCCAGCCCGTTGATCGTGCATTCGATCTGGCGGGCACCCGCCTCGACAGCCGCCAGGCTGTTCGCGGTCGCCATGCCCAGATCGTTATGGCAATGGGTCGCAAAGATGATTTCATCGGCACCAGGCACGCGTTCCAGCAGCATCCGGATCAGATCGGCGCTTTCACGCGGCGCGGTATAGCCCACGGTGTCGGGAATATTGATCGTCGTCGCGCCACATTTGATGGCGATTTCCACCACGCGGCACAGATAGTCATGTTCGGTGCGTGTCGCATCCATCGGCGACCATTGCACATCGTCGCACAGGTTGCGGGCGTGGGTGACAGTCTGTTCGATCCGCTCGGCCATCTGATCCATATCCAGATTGGGAATCGCGCGATGCAGCGGGGATGTACCGATAAAGGTGTGGATGCGCGGGCGTTTGGCGTGTTTCACCGCCTCCCAGCAACGGTCGATGTCGGGCAGCTGGGCACGCGCCAGCCCACAGATCACGCTGTTGCGGCTTTGCTTGGCAATTTCGGAGACGGCGGCGAAATCACCTTCCGATGCGATCGGGAAGCCGGCTTCGATGATATCGACATTCATGTCGTCCAGCATCGAGGCGATTTCCAGTTTTTCGGCGTGGGACATCGTGGCGCCGGGCGATTGCTCGCCATCGCGCAGGGTCGTATCGAAAATGAATACGCGGTTCTTGTCAGTCATGATTTGATCTTTCTTACGCTGCTGTGTTCCGGAAACCCGGGCCCTGACCAGACTGAGCGGCGGCCCGGAAGACCCGCTCAGCGCAGCGTAAGAAGCAGCAGACCACGGAGGTTCACGGCCAGAAGCGCACCGGAAGGTGCGGTCGAGGCAGTGGCGATATGGCGCATCCGAGTCATGGGGGGAATATGCCGCCCTGAATCGGCTTTGAAAAGAGAAAAATCGACGGCTCTGATCAATTGCCTCACATTCCGCCGCAACCCAGCCCTTTCAGCGCGCAGACATGACGGGATTGCGCCGTTTTCCCGAAGAGTTCACATTGGTGTCAAATTTTCTCTAGTCTCACCGGCCCTGTCGTGCCTATCATTTGAACACTGACGTGAACAATAAAACCAACCACAGGGGGTAACATGTCACGCAAGATCGTCGTCGGTTTCGACGGCAGTGAAGCTTCACGCCGTGCGCTTGATTTCGCGGTCAGCCGCGCCAAGCTGCAGGGTGACAGCATTCTTATCGTCCATATTCTTGAGTGGTCGCCCTACAGCTTCCTTACACCCAATGAAATCGAAGAGCGTCACCGCCGCCGCAAGGAGGAACTGGAACGCGCGGAAAATGCCATCATCACGCCCGTGCTCAAGGAAATCGAGGCCCAGGGTGTCCAAGTCAGCGCAGTGATGAAATATGGACATATCGCCGACACCATCTGCAAGATTGCCAAGACCGAAGATGCCGCACTGATCATTATCGGGCGGATGGGCAATTCGGGATTGTCGACGCGCATCTTCGGTTCTGTTGCCGGAACACTGGCACAAATCGCGCCCGTTCCCGTGACAATCGTTCCCTGAGCATCGGCAATAGGAGACTCGACATGAGCACATTCGCACAACGTCTATTCCCGGCCGCATTGCTCTCGGGCCTGATGGCAGCAGCACCGGTCGCGGCGCAAACCCTGGACGAAAAGGTGAATGCCATTTTCGCCAGTTCGACCGGCTGGTTCGTCAGCCTCATCTTTGCAAATTTTCCCGGCACCACATTCCCCTGGATCGTCGCATGGCTGGTGATCGCCGCGACGGTCTTCACGCTCTATTTCGGCTTTGTCCAGTTCCGCGCCTTTCCCCATTCGATCTCGCTGGTGAAGGGTGACTATTCCGATCCCGATGACGCAGGCGAGGTCAGCCATTTCCAGGCACTTGCAACGGCACTGTCGGGCACGGTCGGGCTGGGCAATATCGCCGGGGTTGCCGTCGCTGTCGGCATCGGCGGGCCGGGGGCGACATTCTGGATGATTCTTGCCGGCCTGATGGGCATGGCATCGAAATTCACGGAATGTACGCTGGGGGTCAAATACCGCAACGAATATGCCGATGGCACCGTCTCGGGCGGC
This is a stretch of genomic DNA from Paracoccus seriniphilus. It encodes these proteins:
- a CDS encoding 2-isopropylmalate synthase, which produces MTDKNRVFIFDTTLRDGEQSPGATMSHAEKLEIASMLDDMNVDIIEAGFPIASEGDFAAVSEIAKQSRNSVICGLARAQLPDIDRCWEAVKHAKRPRIHTFIGTSPLHRAIPNLDMDQMAERIEQTVTHARNLCDDVQWSPMDATRTEHDYLCRVVEIAIKCGATTINIPDTVGYTAPRESADLIRMLLERVPGADEIIFATHCHNDLGMATANSLAAVEAGARQIECTINGLGERAGNTALEEVVMALRVRHDIMPFDTEIDTTKIMNLSRRVAQVSGFPVQFNKAIVGKNAFLHESGIHQDGVLKNVETFEIMRPADIGLNDTNIAMGKHSGRAALRAKLKDLGYEVADNQLKDIFVRFKALADRKKEVYDEDIIALVQDASANTGDDHLQVKHLRVVCGSDGQSADLTMIVDGEEKTVHATGDGPVDACFNAVKQIFPHDARLQLYQVHAVTEGTDAQATVSVRMEEDGRIVNGQSSDTDTILASVKAYVGALNHLIMRRAQIGRDDKQISMYSH
- a CDS encoding universal stress protein, with protein sequence MSRKIVVGFDGSEASRRALDFAVSRAKLQGDSILIVHILEWSPYSFLTPNEIEERHRRRKEELERAENAIITPVLKEIEAQGVQVSAVMKYGHIADTICKIAKTEDAALIIIGRMGNSGLSTRIFGSVAGTLAQIAPVPVTIVP